From the genome of Miscanthus floridulus cultivar M001 chromosome 10, ASM1932011v1, whole genome shotgun sequence, one region includes:
- the LOC136485962 gene encoding CASP-like protein 1U1 yields the protein MAEEVYKALSLLFRIAALGLSVAAAVVMGTASQLVIVDGSPESSSYSASYSQYNALRYFVAAGAISAVCSAAALYLFAVRADAAVASLPLVPVLDAAAQGFLFSAAGAAFATRDVVGGTGTAAGSWGSNAGGGSVCDSAGAFCGRVIVAAAACAFAAVSAAVAALARDASDGTSGGRRCDW from the exons ATGGCCGAGGAGGTGTACAAGGCGCTGAGCCTCCTCTTCCGCATCGCCGCGCTCGGTCTGTCGGTGGCGGCCGCCGTCGTGATGGGCACCGCGAGCCAGCTAGTCATCGTCGACGGCAGCCCCGAATCCTCGAGCTACTCCGCCTCCTACAGCCAGTACAACGCTCTAAG GTACTTCGTGGCAGCCGGCGCGATCTCGGCCGtctgctcggcggcggcgctgtACCTGTTCGCCGTGCGCGCTGACGCCGCGGTCGCCTCGCTGCCACTAGTGCCCGTCCTCGACGCCGCCGCGCAGGGCTTCCTCTTCTCGGCTGCCGGCGCGGCCTTCGCGACCCGTGACGTGGTTGGCGGCACCGGCACGGCGGCTGGTTCGTGGGGAAGCAACGCGGGAGGAGGCAGCGTGTGCGACTCCGCCGGCGCGTTCTGCGGCAGGGTGATCGTTGCGGCGGCGGCCTGCGCGTTCGCGGCCGTCTCCGCCGCCGTCGCGGCACTGGCCAGGGACGCGAGCGACGGCACCTCGGGAGGGCGGCGTTGTGACTGGTGA